One stretch of Vicinamibacterales bacterium DNA includes these proteins:
- a CDS encoding DEAD/DEAH box helicase, translated as MADTLQSHFHPAVAEWFRTAFSDATTPQKRGWPAIARGESTLILAPTGSGKTLAAFLWSLNRLMFEPVPDAAARCRVLYISPLKALAVDVERNLRAPLAGISNVAAGRGEAFHPPAIAVRTGDTPAAERARFQRTPADILITTPESLFLLLTSNAHASLRSVETVIIDEIHALVATKRGAHLALSLERLERIAGRPLQRIGLSATQRPLEEVAKFLGGASPKRATTSASAGAGPLRRDRAVARSAKRAGEGGKVTRKDTKQTSSSKTDYADSVHDEFEDDHAVTYRPVTIVDASAPKKLAITVQTPVEDMAAMGKPAEPRSGPASRGPVAQSIWSSIHPALIDLIRSHRSTLLFVNSRRLAERLAGALNELAGEALVRAHHGSLARAQRTEIEDLLKGGHLRALVATSSLELGIDMGAIDLVIQIEAPPSVASGLQRIGRAGHSIDEVSEGIIFPKFRGDLVACAAVTAAMRGGKVESSRYPRNPLDVLAQQLVAMVSMEPWVVDDLFRAVRAAAPFAELSRTIFDGVLDMLSGRYPSDDFAELRPRLTWDRVNGVVTGRQGAKRVAIANAGTIPDRGLYGVFLSGAEKDKARVGELDEEMVFEARAGETFLLGASTWRIDQITHDRVLVSPAPGQPGKMPFWKGEGPGRPVELGLAIGKLVRELRRRPRAEALASLHRDHGLDPLASANLMQYLDDQQAAAGAVPDDRTIVIEQSRDDLGDWRVAVLSPLGSRVHAPWAMAATARIRDEAGVDVEVMWSDDGFVVRYPDGERLPHPSLLLPDPDEVERLVVRQLGSTAMFSARFREAAGRALLLPRRRPGARAPLWQLRKRAADLLAVAARFGSFPIILETYRECLRDIFDLPALTDILARVRSRAIRVVHVESATPSPFSTSLLFGYVANYIYDGDAPLAERRAQALSVDQSQLRELIGDTGLRDLLDAGALESLEADLQHLPERFHARSTDAVHDLLLRLGDLSPAEIGERSAPGIAGTAIADLVATRRAIEVGVASEPRLIAVEDAARYRDAVGTPLPPGLPDALLEPVDDPVSDLVRRYARTHGPFVGQDVSARLGLGIAVVDGTLARLRAAGRVVDGEFRPGGRGREWCDAEVLRSVRQRSLAKLRQQVEPVDAGALGRFLVRWHGLSRPRAGLDGLLDVIEQLQGVPLVASLLDREVLAARVRDYTPAMLDTLMGAGEVTWVGVEPLGERDGRIALYLTDHVATLRPPEGLDAARQQGLAERDAHMIAFLRRHGASFFGPLHEAAGGGFPQETLDALWDLVWKGLVTNDTLHALRAYAAPPERARRHGRPPFRSRRLVPPSAEGRWTLVPSATSTPTSWATAMASQLLSRHGVVTRDSAALEQLPGGFSAIYPVLRRLEETGRIRRGYFVAGLGAAQFAQPGAIDLLRDARDAGDEDVTVTLSSTDPANPYGVLIPWPEQTTQRPALSDADSKTGRSRRAGARVVLVNGLLAGWIGRGDRLLLVSLPADEPERSRTGRALARELVRLARHAPEGRRGWLIEEINGQPAATDPASRFLLEAAFTATGMGLQLRVAKRPAGQDPDDESPDA; from the coding sequence GTGGCCGACACACTCCAATCCCACTTTCATCCGGCCGTTGCGGAGTGGTTTCGCACCGCGTTTTCCGACGCGACGACGCCGCAGAAGCGCGGGTGGCCGGCGATTGCCCGCGGGGAATCCACGCTGATCCTGGCGCCCACGGGCAGCGGCAAGACGCTGGCGGCGTTCCTGTGGTCGCTCAATCGCCTGATGTTCGAGCCGGTGCCGGACGCGGCGGCGCGGTGCCGGGTCCTGTACATTTCGCCGCTCAAGGCCCTGGCCGTGGACGTCGAGCGCAACTTGCGGGCGCCGCTGGCCGGCATTTCGAACGTGGCCGCCGGGCGCGGCGAGGCGTTCCATCCGCCGGCGATTGCCGTGCGCACGGGCGACACGCCCGCCGCCGAGCGGGCGAGGTTCCAGCGGACGCCGGCCGACATCCTGATCACGACGCCGGAGTCGTTGTTCCTCCTGCTCACCTCGAACGCGCACGCGAGCCTGCGGTCGGTCGAGACCGTGATCATCGACGAGATTCACGCGCTGGTGGCCACCAAGCGCGGCGCGCACCTGGCGCTGTCGCTCGAACGGCTGGAACGGATCGCCGGCCGGCCGCTGCAGCGCATCGGGCTGTCGGCGACGCAGCGGCCGCTGGAGGAGGTGGCGAAGTTCCTCGGTGGCGCCTCCCCGAAAAGGGCCACCACGTCCGCCTCCGCGGGCGCTGGCCCGCTACGGCGAGACCGCGCCGTAGCCCGCAGTGCAAAGCGAGCGGGCGAAGGCGGGAAGGTCACAAGGAAGGACACGAAGCAGACCTCTTCATCAAAGACAGATTACGCAGATTCCGTGCACGACGAATTTGAAGACGATCACGCCGTCACCTATCGGCCGGTCACCATCGTCGACGCCAGCGCGCCGAAGAAGCTGGCCATCACCGTGCAGACGCCGGTGGAAGACATGGCCGCCATGGGGAAGCCGGCCGAACCGCGGAGCGGCCCGGCGTCGCGGGGCCCGGTGGCGCAATCGATCTGGAGTTCGATTCACCCCGCGCTCATCGATTTGATTCGATCGCACCGGTCGACCCTGCTGTTCGTCAACAGCCGCCGCCTCGCCGAGCGGCTGGCGGGCGCGCTCAATGAGCTGGCGGGCGAAGCGCTGGTGCGCGCGCATCACGGCTCGCTGGCGCGGGCGCAACGGACCGAGATCGAAGACCTGCTCAAGGGCGGGCACCTGCGGGCGCTGGTGGCGACCTCGTCGCTCGAACTCGGCATCGACATGGGCGCCATCGACCTGGTGATCCAGATCGAGGCGCCGCCGTCGGTGGCGAGCGGCCTGCAGCGCATTGGCCGCGCCGGCCACTCCATTGACGAAGTCAGCGAAGGGATCATCTTCCCGAAGTTTCGCGGCGACCTGGTGGCGTGCGCCGCGGTCACCGCGGCGATGCGCGGCGGCAAGGTCGAGTCTTCCCGCTACCCGCGCAACCCGCTCGACGTGCTGGCCCAGCAGCTGGTGGCCATGGTGTCGATGGAGCCGTGGGTGGTGGACGACCTGTTCCGCGCCGTGCGCGCGGCGGCGCCGTTTGCGGAGTTGAGCCGCACCATCTTCGACGGCGTGCTCGACATGCTCTCGGGCCGCTATCCGTCGGACGACTTCGCCGAGCTGCGGCCGCGGCTCACGTGGGACCGCGTCAACGGCGTCGTCACGGGGCGGCAGGGCGCCAAGCGGGTGGCGATTGCCAACGCCGGCACCATTCCCGACCGCGGGCTGTACGGCGTCTTCCTGTCCGGCGCGGAGAAAGACAAGGCCCGCGTCGGCGAGCTGGACGAAGAAATGGTGTTCGAGGCGCGGGCCGGTGAAACGTTCCTGCTCGGCGCCTCGACCTGGCGCATCGATCAGATCACGCACGATCGCGTGCTGGTCTCACCGGCGCCGGGCCAGCCGGGCAAGATGCCGTTCTGGAAGGGCGAAGGGCCGGGGCGGCCCGTGGAGCTGGGCCTGGCCATCGGCAAGCTGGTGCGCGAGCTGCGCCGGCGCCCGCGCGCCGAGGCGCTCGCCTCGCTGCACCGGGACCACGGACTCGATCCGTTGGCCAGCGCCAACCTGATGCAGTACCTCGACGATCAGCAGGCGGCCGCCGGAGCCGTGCCCGACGACCGCACGATCGTGATCGAGCAGTCGCGCGACGACCTCGGCGACTGGCGGGTGGCGGTGCTGTCGCCGCTCGGCAGCCGCGTGCATGCGCCGTGGGCGATGGCCGCCACCGCGCGCATCCGCGATGAGGCCGGCGTCGATGTCGAGGTGATGTGGTCCGACGACGGGTTCGTGGTCCGCTATCCGGATGGCGAACGGTTGCCGCATCCGTCGTTGCTGCTGCCCGACCCGGACGAGGTCGAGCGCCTGGTGGTGCGGCAGCTCGGGTCCACGGCGATGTTCTCGGCGCGGTTTCGCGAGGCGGCCGGCCGCGCCTTGCTGCTGCCGCGCCGGCGCCCCGGCGCCCGCGCGCCACTGTGGCAGTTGCGCAAGCGCGCCGCGGATTTGCTGGCCGTGGCGGCGCGCTTCGGATCGTTTCCGATCATCCTCGAGACCTATCGCGAGTGCCTGCGCGACATCTTCGACCTGCCGGCGCTCACCGACATCCTGGCGCGCGTGCGCAGCCGCGCCATCCGGGTCGTGCACGTCGAGTCGGCGACGCCGTCGCCATTCTCCACCTCGCTGCTCTTCGGCTACGTCGCCAACTACATCTACGACGGCGACGCGCCGCTGGCCGAGCGGCGCGCCCAGGCGCTGTCGGTGGACCAGTCGCAACTGCGGGAGCTGATCGGCGACACCGGGCTGCGAGACCTGCTCGACGCCGGCGCGCTCGAGTCGCTCGAGGCCGACCTGCAGCACCTGCCGGAGCGCTTCCACGCGCGATCGACGGATGCGGTGCACGACCTGCTGCTGCGCCTCGGCGACTTGTCGCCCGCCGAGATCGGCGAGCGGAGCGCGCCCGGCATTGCCGGCACGGCCATCGCCGACCTCGTCGCCACCCGCCGCGCCATCGAGGTCGGTGTCGCCAGTGAGCCGCGGCTGATTGCCGTCGAGGACGCGGCGCGGTATCGCGACGCCGTCGGCACGCCGCTCCCGCCCGGCCTGCCCGACGCGTTGCTGGAACCCGTCGACGATCCGGTCAGCGACCTCGTCCGGCGCTATGCCCGCACCCATGGGCCGTTCGTTGGCCAGGACGTCAGCGCGCGCCTCGGACTGGGCATCGCGGTGGTCGATGGCACGCTCGCGCGCCTGCGCGCCGCCGGCCGCGTCGTTGATGGCGAGTTCCGCCCCGGCGGCCGCGGCCGCGAATGGTGTGACGCCGAGGTGCTGCGCAGCGTGCGCCAGCGCTCGCTCGCCAAGCTCCGCCAGCAAGTGGAGCCCGTCGATGCCGGCGCGCTCGGGCGCTTCCTGGTCCGCTGGCACGGCCTGTCGCGGCCGCGGGCCGGCCTGGATGGCCTGCTCGACGTGATCGAGCAACTGCAGGGCGTGCCGCTGGTGGCGTCCCTCCTCGATCGCGAGGTGCTGGCCGCGCGCGTGCGCGATTACACACCGGCCATGCTCGACACGCTGATGGGCGCCGGCGAGGTGACGTGGGTCGGCGTCGAGCCGTTGGGCGAACGCGACGGGCGCATCGCGTTGTACCTGACGGATCACGTGGCCACGCTGCGGCCGCCGGAAGGGCTCGACGCCGCGCGCCAGCAAGGGCTCGCTGAACGCGACGCGCACATGATCGCGTTCCTGCGACGGCATGGCGCGTCGTTCTTCGGGCCGCTGCACGAGGCGGCCGGCGGCGGCTTTCCGCAAGAGACGCTGGATGCCCTGTGGGACCTCGTCTGGAAGGGCCTGGTCACCAACGACACGCTCCACGCGCTGCGGGCCTATGCGGCGCCGCCGGAACGCGCGCGGCGCCACGGCCGGCCGCCGTTTCGATCGCGCCGGCTGGTGCCGCCATCCGCGGAAGGGCGATGGACGCTGGTCCCCTCGGCAACCAGCACGCCGACGTCGTGGGCCACCGCCATGGCCAGCCAACTGCTGTCGCGCCACGGCGTGGTGACGCGCGACAGCGCCGCCCTCGAACAACTGCCGGGCGGCTTCTCCGCGATCTATCCGGTCCTCCGCCGGCTCGAGGAAACCGGCCGCATCCGCCGCGGCTACTTCGTGGCCGGATTGGGCGCGGCCCAGTTCGCGCAACCGGGCGCCATCGATCTGCTGCGCGACGCGCGGGATGCCGGTGACGAGGACGTCACCGTCACGCTGTCGTCAACGGACCCCGCGAATCCGTATGGCGTGCTGATCCCATGGCCTGAGCAGACCACCCAGCGGCCTGCCCTGAGCGACGCCGATTCGAAGACGGGGCGGAGTCGAAGGGCCGGCGCGCGCGTCGTGCTGGTCAACGGCCTGCTGGCCGGCTGGATTGGACGCGGCGATCGCCTACTGCTGGTCTCGCTCCCCGCCGATGAACCGGAGCGATCGCGGACCGGCCGCGCGCTGGCGCGCGAGCTCGTGCGTCTCGCCCGGCACGCGCCCGAAGGCCGGCGCGGCTGGCTGATCGAGGAGATCAACGGGCAACCCGCGGCCACCGACCCGGCGAGTCGGTTCCTGCTCGAAGCGGCGTTCACCGCGACAGGCATGGGGTTGCAACTGCGCGTCGCCAAGCGCCCGGCCGGGCAGGACCCGGACGACGAGTCGCCGGATGCCTGA
- the fdhD gene encoding formate dehydrogenase accessory sulfurtransferase FdhD, whose product MPNQPGIRDVVIHRAGQSEPVTDRVAVEEPMAVRVNGSPFAVIMRTPGADRDLAAGFLLAEDVIRTVDEIGAIEYCADADDEGRGNTINVTVLGDAVERLGARLGDRRQVMVTASCGLCGRRTIESLQARVSAVAGKWTVAAGVIASLPDRLRPAQAVFDSTGGLHAAGLFDRSGALQLSAEDVGRHNAVDKIVGRTLLAGHHPLDERMLLVSGRTSFELVQKALLAGVPLIAAVSAPSSLAIDLADQAGITLCGFVRGATFNIYTHPQRIG is encoded by the coding sequence GTGCCTAACCAACCCGGGATCCGGGACGTCGTCATCCATCGCGCGGGCCAATCCGAGCCGGTGACCGATCGCGTCGCGGTCGAGGAGCCGATGGCGGTTCGGGTCAACGGGTCGCCGTTCGCCGTGATCATGCGCACGCCCGGCGCCGACCGCGACCTGGCCGCCGGTTTCCTCCTCGCCGAAGACGTGATTCGCACCGTCGACGAGATTGGCGCCATCGAGTACTGCGCGGATGCCGACGATGAGGGGCGCGGCAACACCATCAACGTGACCGTGCTGGGTGACGCCGTGGAGCGGCTCGGCGCGCGGCTTGGGGATCGGCGCCAGGTGATGGTGACGGCGTCGTGCGGCCTGTGCGGCCGCCGCACCATCGAGTCGTTGCAGGCGCGAGTCTCGGCGGTGGCGGGGAAGTGGACGGTGGCCGCCGGGGTCATCGCCTCGCTGCCGGACCGGTTGCGGCCGGCGCAGGCGGTGTTCGATTCAACCGGCGGGCTGCACGCGGCCGGCCTGTTCGATCGGTCGGGCGCGCTGCAACTGTCGGCGGAGGACGTTGGCCGTCACAACGCGGTGGACAAGATCGTGGGCCGCACGCTGCTGGCCGGCCACCACCCGCTCGACGAGCGGATGTTGCTGGTGTCGGGCCGCACGTCGTTCGAGCTGGTGCAAAAAGCGCTGCTCGCCGGCGTGCCGTTGATTGCCGCGGTGTCGGCGCCGTCGAGCCTCGCCATCGACCTGGCGGACCAGGCCGGCATCACGCTCTGCGGCTTCGTCCGCGGCGCCACCTTTAATATCTACACGCATCCGCAGCGAATCGGCTGA
- a CDS encoding TerC family protein, producing the protein MLFPLAEYWWFYAVFVLFVLAMLAVDLGVFHRKDHELTIREAAKFSVIWISLALVFNVLLYYYASSAFANDPRLMAVPGFDPAASAWQVALEFLAGYVVEYTLSVDNMFVFVVIFTFFSVPSAYQHRVLFYGILGALIFRAAFIALGAVLLTYHWVIVLFGAILIFTGIKMLGSGSDEMDPARNPLVRLTHRLMPVSKDFDGHNFFSRIDGRWHATPLFLALMAIEMSDIVFAIDSVPAIFALTREPLVVFTSNVFAILGLRSLYFVLAGAVARFTLLRFGLAGVLMFIGLKMIWLNQAFDGHFPIGWSLAIIGSLVGGSIVASLIVDRRKAVD; encoded by the coding sequence ATGCTCTTTCCGCTCGCGGAGTACTGGTGGTTCTACGCGGTCTTCGTGCTGTTCGTCCTGGCGATGCTGGCGGTGGACCTGGGCGTGTTTCACCGCAAAGACCACGAACTCACGATTCGCGAAGCCGCCAAGTTCAGCGTCATCTGGATCTCGCTGGCGCTGGTGTTCAACGTCCTCCTCTATTACTACGCGTCGTCGGCGTTCGCGAATGACCCGCGATTGATGGCCGTGCCGGGCTTCGACCCGGCGGCGTCGGCGTGGCAGGTGGCCCTCGAATTCCTCGCCGGCTACGTCGTTGAATACACGTTGTCGGTGGACAACATGTTCGTGTTCGTGGTGATCTTCACCTTCTTCAGCGTGCCGTCGGCCTACCAGCATCGCGTGCTGTTCTACGGCATTCTCGGCGCGCTGATCTTCCGCGCCGCCTTTATCGCCCTGGGCGCGGTGCTGCTCACCTACCACTGGGTCATCGTTCTGTTCGGCGCGATCCTGATTTTCACCGGCATCAAGATGCTGGGCAGCGGGTCCGACGAGATGGATCCGGCCCGGAACCCGCTGGTCCGGCTGACGCATCGCCTGATGCCGGTGAGCAAGGACTTCGACGGCCACAACTTCTTCTCGCGCATCGACGGGCGCTGGCACGCCACGCCGCTGTTTCTCGCGCTGATGGCGATCGAGATGAGCGACATCGTGTTCGCCATCGACTCGGTCCCCGCCATTTTCGCGCTGACCCGGGAGCCGTTGGTCGTGTTCACGTCGAACGTGTTCGCGATCCTGGGCCTGCGGTCGCTCTATTTCGTGCTGGCCGGCGCCGTCGCCCGGTTCACGCTGCTGCGCTTCGGGCTGGCCGGCGTGCTGATGTTCATTGGCCTCAAGATGATCTGGCTGAACCAGGCCTTTGACGGGCATTTCCCGATCGGCTGGTCGCTCGCGATTATCGGCTCGCTGGTCGGCGGCTCGATTGTGGCGTCGCTGATCGTCGATCGGCGCAAGGCCGTAGACTAG
- a CDS encoding YajQ family cyclic di-GMP-binding protein: protein MASTYSFDVTSTIDLPEVDNAVNQARKEIAQRFDFKGSSAAIDVDAKANTLTLTAEDNFKLESVWDVLQTRLIKRNVAVKNMKREEILPAAGSTVKQVITMQQGIPSDAAREIVKHLKDLKMKKVQAQIQADQIRVTSASKDELQDAMQALRAKDFGVALQFGNYR, encoded by the coding sequence ATGGCCAGCACCTATTCGTTCGACGTCACGTCCACCATCGACCTGCCCGAGGTGGACAACGCCGTCAACCAGGCGCGCAAGGAAATTGCCCAGCGCTTCGACTTCAAGGGATCGTCCGCCGCGATCGACGTCGACGCGAAGGCCAACACCCTCACCCTCACCGCCGAAGACAACTTCAAGCTCGAGTCGGTCTGGGACGTCCTGCAGACCCGGCTGATCAAGCGGAACGTGGCGGTGAAGAACATGAAGCGCGAGGAGATCCTGCCCGCCGCCGGCAGCACGGTGAAACAGGTGATCACGATGCAGCAGGGCATTCCCAGCGACGCCGCGCGCGAGATCGTCAAGCACCTCAAGGACCTGAAGATGAAGAAGGTGCAGGCCCAGATCCAGGCCGACCAGATCCGCGTGACCTCCGCGTCCAAGGACGAACTCCAGGACGCCATGCAGGCGCTGCGGGCGAAAGACTTCGGCGTGGCCCTCCAGTTTGGCAACTACCGTTAA
- a CDS encoding pseudouridine synthase encodes MATTVKRGHVPLERAVSKLGLASRTEARALIAAGRVTVDGAAVTNPARLVVPERVAIAIDGAASRPARPLTIVLHKPRGVVTTRSDPEGRKTVFHLLAEVPARVMPVGRLDLATSGLLILTNDTRLADWLTDPRSAVTRVYLVTVKGRVDDATAQRLVRGVTDDGERLAADAAEVRKASSRESHLVLTLTEGRNREVRRMLAAIGHPVTRLRRVQFGGLELGTLAPGAWREVGPDELRRAFPGRPQPRKREPSPK; translated from the coding sequence TTGGCAACTACCGTTAAGCGGGGACACGTTCCGCTCGAGCGCGCCGTCTCCAAGCTGGGGCTGGCGAGCCGGACCGAGGCGCGGGCCTTGATCGCGGCCGGCCGCGTCACCGTCGATGGAGCCGCCGTCACCAACCCGGCCAGGCTCGTGGTCCCCGAACGCGTGGCAATCGCCATCGACGGCGCCGCGTCGCGCCCTGCCCGCCCCCTCACCATCGTCCTGCACAAGCCGCGCGGCGTGGTGACCACGCGATCGGATCCCGAGGGCCGGAAGACCGTGTTCCACCTGCTGGCGGAGGTCCCCGCCCGGGTCATGCCGGTGGGCCGCCTCGACCTGGCCACGAGCGGACTCCTGATCCTCACCAACGACACGCGATTGGCCGACTGGCTCACCGACCCCCGCTCGGCGGTGACGCGCGTCTACCTGGTCACGGTGAAGGGCCGGGTGGATGACGCCACCGCGCAGCGCCTCGTGCGCGGGGTCACCGACGATGGCGAGCGGCTGGCGGCGGATGCCGCGGAAGTCAGGAAGGCGTCGTCACGCGAGAGTCACCTGGTGCTGACGCTGACCGAAGGCAGGAATCGCGAGGTCCGGCGGATGCTCGCCGCCATTGGACATCCGGTCACGCGCCTGCGGCGCGTCCAGTTCGGCGGACTCGAACTCGGCACGCTCGCGCCGGGCGCGTGGCGCGAGGTCGGCCCCGACGAATTGCGCCGCGCCTTCCCCGGCCGGCCTCAGCCGAGAAAGCGCGAGCCGAGCCCGAAGTAG
- a CDS encoding magnesium transporter, whose translation MPAVQLSAAQLHEPILPLARPPQVVLSPDQTIDETLRAIRTAGSATSIHYFYVVDADQRLVGVVNTRRLLTAEPDRKVSEIMAENVVAIPDWATVLIASEYFATRRLLAFPVVDPKGQLLGVVDVSLFTDEVIDLAKQTYDDIFQLIGVHGTAQRSTWDAFKDRFPWLLCNIGGGLIAAFIASQFEQLLRNVVVLALFIPIVLALGESVSMQALTLTLQSFTDGPLVPKRLLAALWKEFRTATLLALACGGVVGGVVIVWRGETAVAAAIFAAIALSMVVACLLGVAFPAILRAVKADPRIAAGPVVLAAADVATLLFYFGLGSRFLG comes from the coding sequence ATGCCTGCTGTCCAGCTGTCAGCCGCCCAATTGCACGAGCCCATACTCCCGCTGGCTCGGCCACCGCAGGTCGTGCTGTCGCCGGACCAGACCATCGATGAGACGCTGCGGGCCATTCGGACGGCGGGGTCCGCCACCTCGATCCACTACTTCTACGTCGTCGATGCCGACCAGCGGTTGGTGGGCGTGGTGAACACGCGGCGGTTGCTCACGGCCGAGCCGGATCGGAAGGTATCGGAGATCATGGCCGAGAACGTCGTCGCCATCCCGGATTGGGCGACGGTGCTGATTGCCAGCGAGTACTTCGCGACGCGGCGGCTGCTGGCCTTCCCGGTGGTTGACCCGAAGGGCCAGCTCCTGGGCGTGGTCGACGTGAGCCTGTTCACGGACGAAGTGATCGATCTCGCGAAGCAGACCTACGACGATATCTTCCAGCTGATTGGCGTGCACGGCACGGCGCAGCGATCCACCTGGGATGCCTTCAAGGATCGGTTTCCGTGGCTGCTGTGCAACATCGGCGGCGGGCTGATCGCCGCCTTCATTGCGAGCCAGTTCGAACAGCTGCTCCGGAACGTCGTGGTGCTGGCCCTGTTCATCCCGATCGTGCTGGCCCTCGGAGAAAGCGTGAGCATGCAGGCCCTGACGCTCACCTTGCAGAGCTTCACTGACGGCCCCCTCGTGCCAAAGCGGTTGCTGGCGGCGCTCTGGAAAGAGTTCCGCACCGCGACCCTGCTCGCGCTCGCGTGCGGCGGCGTGGTCGGCGGCGTCGTCATCGTGTGGCGAGGCGAGACGGCGGTGGCGGCGGCGATCTTCGCGGCCATCGCGCTGTCGATGGTGGTGGCGTGCCTGCTGGGCGTGGCGTTCCCCGCCATCCTGCGCGCCGTCAAGGCCGACCCGCGCATTGCGGCGGGTCCCGTCGTGCTGGCCGCGGCCGACGTCGCCACGCTGCTGTTCTACTTCGGGCTCGGCTCGCGCTTTCTCGGCTGA
- a CDS encoding NAD(P)-dependent oxidoreductase: MTLRNRTLFITGASRGIGHAIALRAAADGANVVIAAKTTAPHPKLPGTIHTAAADVERAGGHALAVAVDIRDEAQVEAAIAAAVERFGGIDILVNNASAISLTATLDTPMKRFDLMHQVNTRGTFMCTQKALPHLAKSSNPHVLNLAPPLQSTLQAKWFAPHVAYTMAKYGMTLCVLGMAEEFRAQGIAVNALWPRTTIDTEAIRLIAGQAARKHARSPQIMADAAHWVLTQPSRALTGQFLIDEEVLRGAGVTDLSRYRGADVRDEDLMPDFFV, from the coding sequence ATGACCTTACGCAACCGCACGCTCTTCATCACCGGCGCCTCCCGCGGCATTGGCCACGCCATTGCCCTCCGCGCCGCCGCCGACGGCGCCAACGTCGTGATTGCCGCCAAGACGACGGCGCCGCATCCGAAGTTGCCGGGAACGATCCACACCGCCGCCGCGGATGTGGAGCGGGCCGGCGGCCACGCCCTGGCGGTGGCGGTGGACATCCGCGACGAGGCGCAGGTGGAGGCCGCGATCGCGGCGGCCGTCGAGCGATTCGGCGGCATCGACATCCTGGTGAACAACGCCTCGGCCATCAGCCTCACGGCCACGCTCGACACGCCGATGAAGCGCTTCGACCTGATGCACCAGGTCAACACCCGTGGCACGTTCATGTGCACGCAAAAGGCGCTGCCGCACCTGGCGAAATCGTCGAACCCGCACGTGCTCAACCTCGCGCCGCCGCTGCAGTCCACGCTGCAGGCCAAGTGGTTCGCCCCGCACGTGGCCTACACCATGGCGAAGTACGGCATGACGCTGTGCGTGCTCGGCATGGCCGAGGAGTTCCGCGCGCAGGGCATTGCCGTGAACGCGCTCTGGCCCAGGACCACCATCGACACCGAGGCAATCCGCCTGATCGCCGGGCAGGCGGCGCGCAAGCACGCGCGCTCGCCGCAGATCATGGCCGACGCGGCGCACTGGGTGCTCACGCAGCCCAGCCGCGCGCTCACCGGCCAGTTCCTGATCGATGAAGAGGTGCTGCGCGGTGCGGGTGTGACCGACCTGTCGCGCTACCGCGGCGCGGACGTCCGCGACGAGGACTTGATGCCGGACTTCTTCGTGTAG
- a CDS encoding Zn-dependent hydrolase: MSARDVIANLRELAALTSTPAGAQRLAWGPVWREARQWFNGKLATLGIEPEIDAAGNSWATLKGASDRTVIVGSHLDSVPNGGWLDGALGVMTGFEALRMFKDQRPPVTLKVVDWADEEGARFGRSLLGSSAASGSLTVSEVEHLVDKTGTRLADALRENGVELTRMHESRAYLKAIDAKAYLELHIEQGPVLEALNRPTGVVLGTFGVERHLLRFTGQAAHSGSTPIPMRRDAFLAAAESALAFREIATRHTTPEARVVCTVGTVKVEPGIVTAVPGVCEISLDQRALDAPVLARMLAEARDAAAQAATRNNVSVDWKAVWRIEPRPFDPRLIQLCTEAVREVTGDAPQLPSGPLHDAAEMVPHMPVVMMFAYSSNGLSHCREEDTPEPHLEKTIAAFLRLVEKTVASA; encoded by the coding sequence ATGAGCGCACGAGACGTCATCGCCAACCTTCGCGAACTGGCCGCCCTCACCTCCACGCCCGCCGGCGCGCAGCGCCTCGCGTGGGGGCCGGTGTGGCGGGAGGCCAGGCAGTGGTTCAACGGCAAGCTGGCCACGCTCGGCATCGAGCCGGAAATCGACGCCGCCGGCAACAGCTGGGCGACGCTGAAGGGCGCGAGCGACCGCACCGTGATCGTCGGCAGCCACCTGGATTCGGTGCCCAACGGCGGCTGGCTCGACGGCGCGCTCGGGGTGATGACCGGGTTCGAGGCGCTGCGGATGTTCAAGGACCAGCGGCCGCCGGTCACCCTCAAGGTGGTGGACTGGGCCGACGAAGAAGGCGCGCGCTTCGGACGCAGCCTGCTGGGATCATCGGCGGCAAGCGGCAGCCTGACGGTCAGCGAGGTCGAGCACCTGGTGGACAAGACCGGCACGCGGCTGGCTGACGCGCTGCGCGAGAACGGCGTCGAGCTGACGCGGATGCACGAGTCGCGGGCCTACCTGAAGGCGATTGACGCCAAGGCGTACCTGGAGCTGCACATCGAACAAGGCCCGGTGCTCGAGGCCTTGAACAGGCCCACGGGCGTGGTGCTCGGCACCTTCGGCGTCGAGCGGCACCTGCTGCGGTTCACAGGCCAGGCGGCGCATTCGGGCTCCACACCGATCCCGATGCGGCGGGATGCGTTCCTGGCGGCGGCCGAAAGCGCGCTGGCGTTCCGTGAGATTGCGACGCGACACACCACGCCGGAGGCGCGGGTGGTGTGCACGGTGGGCACCGTCAAGGTGGAACCGGGCATTGTCACCGCCGTACCCGGCGTGTGCGAGATCTCGCTGGATCAACGCGCGCTCGACGCCCCGGTGCTGGCGCGGATGCTGGCCGAGGCGCGGGACGCGGCGGCGCAGGCCGCGACGCGCAACAACGTCAGCGTGGACTGGAAAGCCGTGTGGCGCATTGAGCCGCGACCGTTCGATCCGCGGTTGATTCAGCTCTGCACCGAGGCCGTGCGAGAGGTGACCGGCGACGCGCCCCAACTGCCGTCGGGGCCGCTGCACGACGCCGCCGAGATGGTGCCGCACATGCCGGTGGTGATGATGTTCGCCTACTCGTCGAACGGCCTGTCGCACTGCCGGGAAGAGGACACCCCGGAGCCGCACCTGGAGAAGACGATTGCGGCGTTCCTGCGGCTGGTTGAAAAGACGGTTGCCAGCGCCTGA